The following are from one region of the Ignavibacteriota bacterium genome:
- a CDS encoding excinuclease ABC subunit C produces MNPELQNKLSNLPGKPGVYQFFNDKKKVIYVGKASNLRSRVKSYFHSKNQNAKTEALVRKISDLELFVTDSEVEALVLENNLIKELKPRYNVNLKDDKSFPFIKVTNEPFPRIFSTRRVIRDGSKYFGPYTSVKNMKSALRMINQVFKIRSCKLDITAESIAKKKFKVCLDYHIKKCDGPCEGLVSQKDYNEMVDEVVKVIRGRTDDLIKELNEKMKSSSVNMEFEKAAEIRDKIEQLKIISSKQKVVSNDFEDRDVISIAFEDKDSACSVFNIRSGKLVGKKQLHLSLNGNEGIEEIYNSAIKFYYGDHVEIPREILIEAEPMEKNLLEEWLNQKAERKVKIFVPQRGELKALVMMCKENANLQLKEIQLQKMKKEGNVPFALTALQRDLRLKILPKRIECFDISNIQGSDSVASMVVFVDGKPKKSEYKKFIIKEVDGPDDFASMQEVIRRRYTRLLDDKESFPELIMVDGGKGQLSSAVEILDSLGIKQYNIIGLAKRLEEVFFPENSEPESIPKTSSGLKLLQQIRDEAHRFAITFHRQRRSKRTITTELTEIKGIGKETAYQLLSELGSVEKIKNSNTESLSKIIGNKKAQLVRKYFENEKNE; encoded by the coding sequence ATGAATCCTGAACTTCAAAATAAATTGTCCAACCTTCCCGGTAAACCCGGCGTTTACCAGTTCTTTAATGACAAGAAGAAAGTGATCTACGTTGGTAAAGCAAGTAATCTACGGAGCAGAGTAAAAAGTTATTTCCATTCGAAAAATCAAAATGCAAAAACTGAAGCGTTAGTTAGAAAGATTTCTGACCTCGAACTGTTTGTTACAGATTCAGAAGTTGAAGCGCTCGTCCTCGAAAATAATCTCATCAAAGAATTAAAACCGAGATACAATGTCAATTTAAAAGATGACAAATCCTTCCCATTCATTAAAGTTACAAATGAACCTTTTCCAAGAATTTTTTCTACAAGAAGAGTAATTCGTGATGGTTCAAAATATTTTGGACCGTACACAAGTGTAAAAAATATGAAATCAGCTTTGAGGATGATCAATCAGGTCTTTAAGATCAGAAGCTGTAAGCTTGACATTACTGCCGAATCAATCGCAAAGAAAAAATTTAAAGTGTGCCTTGATTATCATATAAAAAAATGTGATGGACCGTGTGAAGGTCTCGTAAGTCAAAAAGATTATAACGAAATGGTGGATGAAGTTGTAAAAGTTATCCGTGGACGAACAGATGATCTGATAAAAGAGTTGAATGAAAAGATGAAATCTTCTTCAGTTAATATGGAATTTGAAAAAGCTGCCGAGATTCGCGATAAGATTGAACAGTTGAAAATCATTTCATCAAAACAAAAAGTTGTTAGTAATGACTTTGAAGACAGAGATGTAATTTCTATTGCTTTCGAAGATAAAGATTCTGCGTGTTCAGTTTTTAATATTCGATCAGGAAAGCTTGTCGGGAAGAAACAGCTTCACTTAAGTTTGAATGGTAACGAAGGGATTGAGGAAATCTACAACTCAGCAATAAAATTTTATTACGGCGATCATGTTGAAATTCCAAGGGAAATTCTTATTGAAGCTGAACCAATGGAAAAAAATCTGCTCGAAGAATGGCTGAACCAAAAGGCTGAAAGAAAAGTAAAAATATTTGTTCCTCAGCGTGGTGAATTGAAAGCCCTTGTAATGATGTGCAAAGAAAATGCAAATCTACAACTGAAAGAAATTCAACTGCAAAAAATGAAGAAGGAAGGAAATGTTCCTTTTGCACTTACTGCTTTACAGAGAGATCTTCGACTGAAAATTTTACCAAAAAGAATTGAGTGCTTTGATATTTCCAACATACAAGGATCAGATTCAGTTGCAAGTATGGTTGTTTTCGTTGACGGAAAACCAAAGAAGAGTGAATACAAAAAATTTATAATAAAAGAAGTTGATGGACCTGATGACTTTGCAAGTATGCAGGAAGTGATCAGAAGAAGATACACTCGCTTGCTTGATGACAAAGAATCATTTCCTGAATTAATTATGGTCGATGGTGGTAAAGGACAATTATCAAGTGCGGTTGAAATATTGGACAGTCTCGGAATAAAACAATACAATATAATTGGTCTCGCAAAGAGACTTGAAGAAGTTTTCTTTCCTGAAAATTCAGAACCGGAATCGATTCCAAAAACTTCATCAGGTTTAAAGTTATTACAGCAAATTCGTGATGAAGCACATCGATTTGCAATTACTTTTCACAGGCAAAGAAGATCTAAAAGAACTATAACGACAGAACTGACAGAGATAAAAGGAATTGGAAAAGAGACGGCATATCAGTTGCTTTCGGAGTTGGGCAGTGTTGAAAAAATTAAAAATTCCAACACTGAATCTTTATCAAAAATTATTGGAAATAAGAAAGCCCAGCTTGTCAGAAAGTATTTTGAAAATGAAAAGAACGAATAA
- a CDS encoding L,D-transpeptidase — protein MKRTNKIFLAALVVITILLFNSAYLNNKSTSVKEFNFSINPLVNYDFKQLRDTLYTDKDHYIEVNLLTQYATLYSRDGSEFHFPISSGTKRVEKGMETNTGLFAIQWKAKKQYSVQFDSTVMLNWMGFNNGIGFHALLGKSYYKYLGKKNVSHGCVRLSREDAEIVFEKVVKGTPVLVHKGNSAIKIAFTSEGESYNQYSYKETYKLLKERFQLIYDGDYLISFNENILVDEKNIYSSGLPIGNSDLLPSKQNLKPSYLWVDKNKSEEERLVEIFSGKEKSDFTLNPFLDSRN, from the coding sequence ATGAAAAGAACGAATAAAATTTTTTTAGCAGCTTTAGTTGTCATAACAATTCTCCTCTTCAACAGTGCCTACCTGAATAATAAATCTACTTCAGTGAAAGAATTTAATTTTTCAATTAATCCTTTAGTGAATTACGATTTCAAACAACTACGTGATACTCTTTATACTGATAAAGATCATTACATAGAAGTAAACTTATTAACTCAGTATGCAACTCTCTACTCAAGAGATGGATCCGAATTTCATTTTCCAATTTCATCAGGAACAAAACGAGTTGAAAAGGGAATGGAAACGAATACCGGTTTATTTGCAATTCAATGGAAAGCAAAGAAACAATATTCAGTTCAGTTTGACAGTACAGTTATGCTGAACTGGATGGGATTCAATAATGGAATTGGTTTTCATGCATTGCTCGGAAAAAGTTATTATAAATATCTTGGTAAGAAAAATGTTTCTCACGGTTGTGTAAGACTTTCACGAGAAGATGCAGAAATCGTTTTTGAAAAAGTTGTAAAAGGAACTCCAGTACTTGTTCATAAAGGAAACAGCGCAATTAAAATAGCTTTCACAAGTGAGGGTGAAAGCTATAATCAGTATTCGTACAAAGAAACTTACAAATTACTGAAAGAAAGATTTCAATTGATTTATGATGGAGACTATTTGATTTCTTTCAACGAAAATATATTAGTTGATGAAAAAAATATTTACTCTTCCGGATTACCAATTGGTAACTCAGATTTACTTCCATCCAAACAAAATCTCAAACCTTCATATCTCTGGGTTGACAAGAATAAATCTGAAGAAGAAAGATTAGTAGAAATTTTTTCAGGAAAAGAAAAATCTGATTTTACACTTAATCCATTTTTGGATTCGAGGAATTAG
- a CDS encoding ATP-binding protein, which yields MPAESGLLIFDEVHKYKKWKNLIKGIYDTYKDKFQLLVTGSARLNIYRRSGDSLQGRYHYYTLHPFSLAEIESFSNNYQPLQELQFKTQNYQSTLESLFKFGGFPEAFIAQDERVLRRWHNEKLERLFREDIRDVENIRDLGSMKLLSDLLPLKAASGLSINNLREDLEISHRAITSWLNILESFYYQFRIYPYSSKLIRSIKKEPKLYLTDWSEVENEGAKFENLVASHLLKFTNYLFEKDGYKTGLFYLRNVDKKEVDFLITVDNKPWFAVEVKLSETSPAKNLSYFKERLNIPFNFQVVKQDGIDFIKDNIRVISASKFLTGLV from the coding sequence ATGCCTGCCGAATCAGGATTATTGATTTTTGATGAAGTACATAAATATAAAAAGTGGAAAAATTTGATCAAGGGAATTTATGATACTTATAAAGACAAATTTCAGCTTTTAGTTACAGGTTCAGCCAGACTGAATATTTATAGGAGAAGCGGAGATTCACTTCAGGGGCGATATCATTATTATACTTTACATCCATTTTCATTAGCAGAAATTGAATCTTTCTCAAATAATTATCAACCTTTACAGGAGCTTCAATTTAAAACCCAAAATTATCAATCGACACTTGAATCGTTATTTAAATTTGGCGGCTTCCCTGAAGCATTTATCGCACAGGATGAAAGAGTATTAAGAAGATGGCACAATGAAAAATTGGAACGTCTTTTTAGAGAAGATATAAGAGACGTCGAGAACATAAGAGATTTAGGTAGTATGAAATTATTGAGCGATCTACTTCCATTAAAAGCAGCTAGTGGTCTCTCAATTAATAATTTAAGAGAAGATCTGGAAATAAGTCACCGTGCAATTACAAGCTGGTTAAATATACTTGAGTCGTTCTATTACCAATTCAGAATTTATCCGTACTCATCAAAACTAATCAGATCTATTAAGAAGGAACCTAAATTATATTTAACTGATTGGTCTGAAGTTGAAAATGAGGGGGCAAAATTTGAAAATCTGGTTGCTTCACATTTATTAAAGTTTACTAATTATCTCTTTGAAAAGGATGGTTATAAAACAGGATTATTTTATTTAAGAAATGTTGATAAAAAAGAAGTTGATTTTCTGATAACTGTCGATAACAAACCTTGGTTCGCGGTGGAAGTAAAACTTTCTGAAACATCTCCGGCAAAGAATTTATCATACTTCAAAGAAAGACTTAATATCCCATTTAATTTTCAAGTTGTCAAACAGGATGGAATAGATTTCATTAAAGATAATATTAGAGTGATTTCAGCGAGTAAATTTTTAACAGGACTTGTTTAA
- a CDS encoding T9SS type A sorting domain-containing protein, protein MTTFSDTAVIINNIYTYQINNGPFPNGFSNEATAYVQNIVPVELQSFTAEIIGSDVNLLWSTATETNNSGFDVEKKALSFGEGLGEAWKTIGFVHGFGTTTEVHHYLFVDERLQAGNYQYRLKQIDFDGTFEYSNIIEVTIDAPIEFSLEQNFPNPFNPTTKIKYTIPASLNPSKGGTLVQLQVFDILGNAVATLVNEQKQPGTYEVEFNTASHSGEVRNLPAGRQGLPSGIYFYKLQAGTFVQTKKMILIK, encoded by the coding sequence ATGACTACTTTTTCAGATACTGCTGTAATAATTAATAACATATATACTTACCAGATTAATAATGGTCCTTTTCCTAATGGCTTCAGTAATGAAGCTACTGCCTATGTGCAAAACATTGTTCCGGTAGAATTACAAAGTTTTACTGCAGAGATAATTGGCAGTGATGTTAATCTTCTATGGTCAACAGCAACAGAAACAAACAACTCCGGTTTTGATGTTGAAAAAAAAGCCCTCTCCTTTGGAGAGGGTTTGGGTGAGGCCTGGAAAACGATTGGTTTTGTTCACGGTTTCGGAACAACAACAGAAGTTCATCATTATTTATTTGTTGATGAAAGACTTCAAGCAGGAAATTATCAATACAGATTAAAGCAAATTGACTTTGATGGAACATTTGAATATTCAAACATTATTGAAGTTACAATAGATGCACCGATTGAATTTTCTTTGGAGCAAAATTTTCCAAACCCGTTCAATCCAACAACAAAGATAAAATATACAATACCTGCCTCCCTAAATCCCTCCAAAGGAGGGACTTTAGTGCAATTACAAGTTTTCGATATTTTAGGGAACGCTGTCGCAACACTCGTCAACGAACAAAAACAACCCGGCACTTATGAAGTAGAATTTAACACGGCAAGTCATTCCGGCGAAGTCCGAAACCTGCCTGCCGGTAGGCAAGGTCTACCAAGTGGAATATATTTTTATAAACTTCAAGCTGGCACATTTGTTCAAACAAAGAAAATGATATTAATAAAGTAA
- a CDS encoding T9SS type A sorting domain-containing protein, whose protein sequence is MKIKYLLYILIFSSTSFSQGFFEKDWETIIDTTWGPGLPSSEKLEIFDSIWTVIDHKYACFQNLDLDWNAVRDLYRPEIESGVSRGRFAAILNYMCLKLNEAHTWFTDVEVNVATPLIPGTPLIRAGGWGGDNHFVAGLIPLPDSTLLVYSAPQNHPIGLEPGDIILGYDGYPWKFLYKELLTREFPIQYQSRCGSNDEAFTHIWLSGAGMNWHLFDTIDVKKYSGEVVHLPTSLLNVTQNYFNYTEQLPVPGVPMDTAHYQMSWGIVEGTNVGYIYNYRWIANDISVRFYNALDSLINVYNVDGLIIDLRVNSGGYFERTNAGMNLLFENDVPDLGLARRDDPYNHYSMITSNIYNLNPDTNTSFNKPIAVLSGPFCISAGDFLIKRLLSHPNVKVFGKTSSTAFASSERVQMGPYVFDYAYKNGFSAEDPDQFLTHLELQVDYEVSFTIEDVRNGDDTVVKEALEWIFNSSDFQSEPLSVISEFNLSQNFPNPFNPTTIIRYQLPVSSDISLKVYDILGNEVVTLVAEYKTAGNYEVKFDARTLTSGVYFYKIQAGNYTNTKKMILMK, encoded by the coding sequence ATGAAAATAAAATATTTGCTTTATATTCTAATCTTCTCTAGCACTAGTTTTAGTCAAGGATTCTTTGAAAAAGATTGGGAAACTATCATTGATACAACTTGGGGACCAGGTTTACCATCTTCAGAGAAGTTAGAGATTTTCGATTCAATTTGGACGGTGATTGATCATAAATATGCTTGCTTTCAAAATCTGGATCTAGATTGGAATGCAGTAAGAGACTTGTATAGACCTGAAATTGAAAGTGGAGTTAGCAGGGGTAGATTTGCAGCGATTCTTAATTATATGTGTCTAAAGTTAAATGAAGCACACACCTGGTTTACTGATGTAGAAGTTAATGTAGCTACTCCTCTAATTCCTGGCACACCACTGATACGAGCAGGTGGTTGGGGAGGAGATAATCATTTCGTTGCTGGTTTAATTCCACTTCCCGATAGTACATTGCTTGTTTATTCAGCTCCACAAAATCATCCGATTGGATTAGAACCAGGTGATATTATTTTGGGATACGATGGGTATCCCTGGAAATTTCTTTATAAAGAGTTATTAACACGTGAATTCCCTATTCAATATCAATCCCGCTGCGGTTCGAACGATGAAGCTTTCACACATATTTGGCTAAGCGGAGCAGGTATGAATTGGCATCTTTTTGATACGATAGATGTTAAAAAATATTCGGGTGAAGTGGTTCATTTACCCACAAGTTTATTAAATGTCACTCAAAATTATTTTAATTACACTGAACAGCTACCTGTACCCGGAGTGCCTATGGATACTGCACATTATCAGATGAGTTGGGGAATAGTTGAAGGAACAAACGTTGGTTATATTTATAACTACAGGTGGATTGCAAACGATATATCTGTGAGATTTTATAATGCACTAGATTCATTAATAAATGTCTACAATGTTGACGGATTAATTATCGATTTACGTGTTAATTCTGGGGGCTATTTTGAAAGGACAAATGCGGGAATGAATTTGTTATTTGAAAACGATGTCCCAGATCTTGGTTTGGCTAGAAGAGACGATCCATATAATCATTATTCAATGATCACTTCGAATATATATAATTTAAATCCAGACACTAACACCTCATTTAATAAACCGATTGCAGTATTGTCAGGGCCATTTTGTATTAGTGCGGGGGATTTTCTTATTAAAAGACTTCTGTCGCATCCAAACGTAAAAGTTTTCGGAAAAACATCTTCTACAGCTTTTGCATCTTCAGAACGGGTTCAAATGGGACCATATGTTTTTGATTATGCTTACAAGAATGGATTTAGTGCGGAGGACCCTGATCAATTCCTCACTCATCTTGAACTGCAAGTTGATTATGAAGTTTCATTTACTATAGAGGATGTTCGAAATGGTGATGATACAGTTGTAAAAGAAGCTCTTGAATGGATATTCAATAGTAGTGATTTTCAGAGTGAGCCTTTAAGTGTTATTTCAGAATTCAATCTTTCTCAGAATTTTCCAAATCCATTCAATCCGACAACGATAATCCGTTATCAGTTACCGGTGAGCAGTGATATAAGCTTAAAAGTATATGATATACTCGGGAACGAGGTTGTGACACTGGTTGCCGAATATAAAACAGCAGGAAATTATGAGGTTAAGTTTGATGCCAGGACATTGACAAGCGGAGTATATTTCTATAAGATACAAGCCGGAAATTATACGAACACTAAAAAGATGATACTAATGAAATAA
- a CDS encoding T9SS type A sorting domain-containing protein → MKNTIKYLPQLISVIFFLSNQTFPQAPDTVWTKTFGGSNIDIGHCVQQTADSGYIIAGYTRSYGTISGRNVWLVKTDKNGNQQWNNTFGGNADDEGYSVQQTIDGGYIISGYTKSFGAGLMDVFLIKADPSGNQVWSKTFGGVQDDEGYSVLETNDGDYLVGGVTSSSGAGSRDMWMIKTDPSGNLIWQKTHGGMSSDGAWYVAQTTDGGFILTGWTLSYGPGALGNAWLVKTDSLGNQQWNKFFGGDDVDRGYAVQQTTDGGYILTGYTDSFGAGLYDMLLIKTDSLGYAGWTKTFGGTGRDYGNSVQQTSDGGFIVLGYTLSFGAGGDDFYLVKTDANGNEEWFKTYGGSASDVGFFMRQTNDGGLIMTGHTLSFGSGIHDVWLIKTENIIPVEMLSFTSKVTGNDVKLFWSTATETNNSGFEILRGVYPAKSGTQNDKEWESIGFVPGFGTTTEVHHYSFVDESLQSGNYQYRLKQVDFDGTFEYSNIIEVTIDAPIEFSLEQNFPNPFNSTTKIKYTIPASLNPSKGGTLVQLQVFDILGNAVATLVNEQKQPGTYEVEFNGTGLPSGIYFYKLKADNSIETKKMILLK, encoded by the coding sequence ATGAAAAACACAATTAAATATCTACCTCAGCTTATATCAGTAATATTCTTTTTATCCAATCAGACGTTTCCGCAAGCACCTGATACAGTGTGGACAAAAACTTTTGGTGGATCCAATATTGATATTGGACACTGCGTTCAGCAGACTGCTGACAGTGGATACATTATAGCCGGTTACACTCGTTCGTACGGAACAATCAGCGGAAGAAATGTTTGGCTGGTTAAAACAGATAAAAACGGAAATCAACAATGGAATAATACTTTTGGTGGGAACGCTGATGATGAAGGTTATTCTGTTCAACAAACTATTGACGGCGGATACATTATCAGTGGTTATACAAAATCATTCGGTGCTGGTTTAATGGATGTTTTTCTTATTAAAGCAGATCCATCAGGAAACCAGGTTTGGTCAAAAACTTTTGGTGGTGTTCAGGATGATGAAGGTTATTCTGTTCTTGAAACTAATGATGGAGATTACCTTGTCGGTGGTGTCACCTCATCATCCGGAGCAGGTAGCAGAGATATGTGGATGATTAAAACTGATCCATCAGGAAATTTAATATGGCAAAAAACTCATGGTGGAATGAGTTCGGATGGTGCATGGTATGTAGCGCAAACAACTGATGGTGGTTTTATTTTAACAGGATGGACATTGTCTTATGGTCCAGGTGCTTTGGGAAATGCCTGGCTCGTAAAAACAGATTCACTTGGTAATCAACAATGGAATAAATTTTTTGGCGGTGATGATGTTGATCGCGGATATGCTGTTCAACAAACAACTGATGGTGGATATATTCTAACCGGTTACACAGATTCTTTTGGAGCAGGACTTTATGATATGCTCTTAATAAAAACAGATTCTTTAGGATATGCTGGTTGGACAAAAACATTTGGCGGAACCGGAAGAGATTACGGTAATTCAGTTCAGCAGACAAGTGATGGAGGATTTATCGTTCTTGGTTATACTTTATCTTTTGGTGCCGGAGGTGATGATTTCTATCTTGTCAAAACAGATGCAAACGGTAATGAAGAATGGTTTAAAACTTATGGTGGTTCTGCTTCCGATGTTGGATTTTTTATGCGACAGACAAATGACGGTGGATTAATTATGACCGGTCACACTTTATCATTTGGTTCAGGTATTCACGATGTGTGGTTGATAAAGACAGAGAATATTATTCCTGTTGAGATGCTTAGTTTCACATCCAAAGTTACAGGTAACGATGTTAAATTGTTCTGGTCAACTGCAACAGAAACGAATAACTCGGGTTTTGAGATTCTTCGCGGAGTTTATCCCGCAAAAAGTGGGACTCAGAATGACAAGGAGTGGGAATCTATTGGTTTTGTTCCCGGATTCGGAACAACAACAGAAGTTCATCATTATTCTTTTGTTGATGAATCACTCCAATCCGGAAATTATCAATACAGATTAAAGCAAGTTGATTTTGATGGAACATTTGAATATTCAAACATTATTGAAGTTACAATAGATGCACCGATTGAATTTTCTTTGGAACAAAATTTTCCTAACCCATTTAATTCAACAACAAAAATAAAATATACAATTCCTGCCTCCCTAAATCCCTCCAAAGGAGGGACTTTAGTGCAATTACAAGTTTTCGATATTTTAGGGAACGCTGTCGCAACACTTGTCAACGAACAAAAACAACCCGGCACTTATGAAGTAGAATTCAATGGAACTGGACTACCAAGTGGAATATATTTTTATAAACTTAAAGCTGACAATTCTATCGAAACGAAAAAAATGATTTTACTTAAGTAA
- a CDS encoding histidine phosphatase family protein, which produces MNIYLIRHGESEPTSENKPHEDRMLTANGIEIIKTSMIFWKYFIDNFDIILTSPLKRAKQTAQIINSMFKSEFEVIEEICLLNGGLTEDLISIASAMNLNDIAMVGHQPDIGIHIGSMIGTVDSNFRILPASIAKVHFAANPGKGKGVLEFLFPPINKKG; this is translated from the coding sequence ATGAATATTTACTTAATAAGACACGGTGAATCCGAACCTACTTCTGAAAATAAACCTCACGAAGATAGAATGCTGACGGCAAACGGTATTGAAATTATTAAAACCTCGATGATTTTCTGGAAATATTTCATTGACAATTTTGATATCATTCTGACTTCACCATTAAAACGCGCCAAACAAACTGCACAAATAATTAATAGTATGTTTAAATCAGAATTTGAGGTAATTGAAGAAATTTGTTTACTCAACGGAGGCTTGACTGAAGACTTGATTTCAATTGCCAGCGCGATGAATCTGAATGATATCGCAATGGTTGGTCATCAGCCTGATATTGGAATTCATATTGGCTCAATGATAGGAACTGTTGATTCTAATTTTAGAATACTACCTGCATCAATTGCAAAAGTACATTTCGCAGCAAACCCCGGGAAAGGGAAAGGTGTGCTTGAATTTCTTTTTCCACCAATAAACAAAAAAGGGTAA
- a CDS encoding site-specific DNA-methyltransferase, with the protein MTKKLPAKFNRSTRLTEWEIENYSQSVITLNEKQTINSVTDKVINQDIFEAVEYLPDNFVDLLFIDPPYNLTKKFNDISFKEMKDAEYESWLDSWLSRMKILLKENSSIYICGDWKSSASIFNIGSKYFKVRNRITWEREKGRGAKTNWKNCCEDIWFFTNSNQFTFNVNDVKLRRKVLAPYKDENRNPKDWNQNFSGNFRDTFPSNIWNDITVPFWSMQENTDHPTQKPEKLLAKIILASTNKGDIVFDPFLGSGTTAVVSKKLNRKFLGIEIDKYYCALTLKRLDMAETDTKIQGYQDGVFWERNTLTEQAKSQKSKFKKK; encoded by the coding sequence ATGACGAAGAAATTACCTGCTAAGTTTAACCGATCTACCAGGCTTACTGAATGGGAGATTGAAAACTATTCTCAATCCGTTATTACACTGAACGAAAAACAGACGATTAATTCAGTTACTGACAAAGTTATTAACCAGGATATATTTGAAGCAGTTGAATACTTACCAGATAATTTTGTTGATCTGCTTTTTATTGATCCTCCATACAACCTCACTAAAAAATTTAATGATATATCATTCAAAGAAATGAAGGATGCTGAGTATGAATCCTGGTTAGATTCTTGGTTAAGCAGAATGAAAATATTATTAAAAGAAAATTCATCGATCTATATTTGCGGTGATTGGAAGTCGTCAGCCTCAATTTTTAACATCGGTTCAAAATATTTTAAAGTCAGAAACAGAATTACCTGGGAAAGAGAAAAGGGTAGAGGTGCAAAAACAAACTGGAAAAATTGCTGCGAGGATATCTGGTTTTTTACTAATTCAAATCAATTTACTTTTAACGTAAACGATGTAAAACTCAGACGAAAAGTTTTGGCTCCATATAAAGATGAAAATAGAAACCCGAAAGACTGGAATCAGAATTTTTCAGGAAATTTCAGAGATACATTTCCATCAAATATCTGGAATGATATTACAGTTCCTTTCTGGTCAATGCAGGAAAATACAGATCATCCAACTCAGAAACCCGAAAAGCTTCTCGCAAAAATAATTCTTGCAAGCACAAACAAAGGTGATATTGTGTTCGATCCATTTCTTGGTTCAGGAACAACTGCAGTCGTTTCTAAAAAACTTAACAGAAAGTTTTTAGGGATAGAAATTGATAAATATTATTGTGCACTTACATTAAAGCGATTAGATATGGCTGAAACTGATACGAAGATACAAGGTTATCAGGATGGAGTTTTTTGGGAAAGAAATACTTTGACTGAGCAAGCCAAAAGTCAAAAGTCCAAATTCAAAAAAAAATAG